The Gemmatimonadota bacterium nucleotide sequence CGGAAAGGCGCACGGCGTTCCGCTGTACGAGCTTCTGGGCGGCCGTTGCCGGCGCGCCGCGTCCGTTTCCTGGGTGGCCTATCTGCGTGGCGACGCAACGCTTGAGGACGAATTGCAGGCCCTGGAACGGGAGATAGTCGACCAGGTCGGATCGGGCATGCGGGCCTTCAAGCTCAAGGTGGGCGAAGACCACGAACGCGATCTTGAACGGGTGAGGCTCGCGCGAAGGATCGCGGGGCCCGGCGCCTGCATCAAGGTGGACGCCAGCGGCTACTGGGAGGAAAGCGAGGCGCTGTCCAGGCTGAAGGATATGGCGGAGGCCGGCGCCGACGCGTGCGAGACGCCGATCCGCGCGCTTTCACGGCCCATGTCGCGGGACGACCCCGCCCGGATCGAAGCGGACGTGGATGGCATTGCCGAAACGCTGGCGAAGGTGCGGGACCGGTCACCCATTCCGATCATCGAGCATGTCGCCGATCTGGGGGACGCCTTTCTGACGGCCCTGATACGCCATCAGGCCGTGGACATCGTCAATGTCGTGCCCTGCCAGGCCGGCGGGCTGCGCCGCGCCAGGCGGCTGATCCACGCCGCGGAGACCGCCGGCAGGCCCGCCCTGCTGGGCAGCACCATCGAACTGGGACCAGGTACCGCGGCGTCGGTACATCTCGCCGTAGCTTCGGCGAGCGTCAGCGTACCGTCGGACCTGGTTGGACCCGGGCTGCTCGAGGACGACGTCTGCACCACGCCCTTCTCCCTCGAGGGAGGTGAACTCACTCCGTTCGAGGATCCGGGGCTGGGCGTTGATCTGGATGAAGAGAGAATGGATCGATGGTCGGATTAGGCGGATCCGGATGGTTCCGGGCGGTCCGGAAGAGGCCTCTTATCCCGGGCGTGTCCTGGCAGTCCAATCCTTCAGCGCCTTGACCTGCCGGATCTGCCCGGCATCATGCGTGATGCCTCTTCCACCATTTTCTCGAGCGTCTTGATGTCGTCGGCAGAGAGTGTACCTTTCAGTTTTTCCTTGAACTGATTTTCGTTGGCTTCCAGCTGCTCGCGCAGCCAGCTCCAGTCCCCGGTCTTCGTGGCCTGCGCCACCAGGGCTTCCTTCTGAGACGAGGCTTCTTTAACGACCGCGCGCAATTGCAGTACCTGCTCGTCGGTGGTGTCCATCCGGATACTCAGGACGTGCCAGATCCTGTCGACGGGAAAGGTGCTCACCGCCTGCATGCGTTCCATCATGGCGCTATTCTGGCCCCGGCCGCCCCCGCGGCCGAATCCGCCCCGCTGCGCGACCGCGTCGCTGGCGATAAAGGCGGTGACGATCAGGCCGAGTACGGTCAGGTGAAGACGGTATTTCATTTTTCCAACTCCTTATCTGAAGGTTAAAACGCCACGGGTAAACGTCGCGATTTAACGCCGCAGTCAAATGCCGCGGTCGGACCTGGGATCCTACCGCGGCATACGCTCACACATCGAAACGAAAATCAACTTCCGTATCCCGTCGATCCCGCCTCAACGCCGGTTGCGTGATTCGCGGCCGCCCCGCCGCCAGCGCATCCCGGAATCGCGGCGTCCGTCGCGCCGATCGCGGAATGACTCTCGCAGGGTTTCCTGCTGTTCCGGGGTCAAGACGTTCCTGAACTCGGCGCGGAAGATCGCGCTTCGCTCGAACACACTGCCCCGGGCCGCCGATACGGCCGCGGCCAGTTCTTTCACCCTGTCGACGTCCGGACTGGCCTCATCCATCAGTTCGCGAAGTTCGACCCGCGCGAGCCTCGAGTCGGCGCGAAGCTGGATCATTTCCCGCGTGTAGGCGGAACGCAGCGCCTTGATTTTCTCCTGCTGATCGTCCGTGACCTCGAGTCTGGCCATCGCGCTCCGGGACAGACGCGTCCGCGCAAAGCGTCCTTCGGCGAAGTCAGCGTCCGAGTCTTCGGCCGTCTCATTCACTGCATCAGGCTGCCCGTGATCGGCATCCGCGGCTGCGGGCTCCTGGTGTCCTCCGTCTTCATGACCGGTTCTGCCTAACGCGTCGAATGCCCAAGTCAGTAGGACGATACTCAGCGTGCCGGCAATGACTCCCGAAATAACCTTTTTCATTTTGTCGCTCCCTTCGTGAAAAAACGGGCGGATGTATGGACCGCGATCTCCGGAGATCGTCTTCGTGCCGCTCTACAGGATTAGACGGCGGACGGGTGAGGTTTATTCCAACTATCTTTACATCCGTACATTCACCCGGCGCCTGAACATTCAACCAGCGCACGGCCCACACCCGGCGCACGGCCCACACCCGGCGTACGCCGGGCCTGCCGAAACGAGGGGGTCAGTGGTCTTCCCCGCTCCCCCGCTCTTCCGAACGATCGCTGTCCTGTCGGTCCGCGCGGTTGCGATAGCCCGGCCCGTTGCGCCCACCCGGCCTGTCACGGTCGCCGGACTCGCGCATGTGGCCACGGAACTCACGCATGCGGTCGCGGCTCTCGCGTATGCTGTTTATCCGCTCGATTTGCCTTTCGGTGAGGATGGGCTCCAGGTCCCGGCGCAACGAATCGACCAGGGCCTGCATCTCCTGCCGATGGCGCATATAGTTCTCCCGGAACCCGGGTTCGTGCTCACCCACCACTTCCCTGATCCTTTGCAACTGCTCCTGGTCCGGCCGCACCATCCTGACCCACCGTTCCACGAAGCGTTCCCGGGTCACCTGGGGCGGCGGCTGCAGGCGGTCCCGGGCAAAGGCGCCCAGGATCAGCGCGCCGCATACCATGCCGATGATCAACGTGGCCAGCAGGATGGCCGCGGTCTTCAAGTGGATGTTCATAATGCGCCCTCCGTTTCCAGCGCGATCCGCGCGTCGTACAGGTCTTCAGGGTACAGTTCCTCGGTCAGCCCGAACGACGCCGTAAAGGAGACGTTTCCGGTCGTGGCCAGGTTGTAGGTCAACAGCAGCACGGCGGCAATGGACGCGGCCATCGCCACTCTACGGAACATGAGGGACAACGCGTCCTGGAAGTCCACCGTTGCTTCGTACTCGGCGTCCGTCGCCGGTCCGGCAGCGGATTCCGTCGCCAGGCGCTCCATGACCCGGCGTGTGAAACCCGCCTGGAACGATGGCGATTCCTGGCCTTCGATGAGACCACGCAATCGGATCAGCCGTTCGTATTCGTCCCGAAGGCCCTGATCGTGCTGGAGCGCCTCGTCCAGGCGGTCTTGTTCTCCGGGCGTCAGGGATGAATCGAGCGAACGGTACAGCAGGTCCAGTTCAGACCGTTTCATGGACAAGCTCCCTGTTAGTGGATATCAGCATGCGTTTCAATTTCTCCTGGGACCTCCTCAGGCGGGACAGGACCGTCCCAATGGGCAGGCCCAGGAGCCCGGCGGTCTCTTTCGTGGAATAGCCTTCCATCAGCCGGAGTACGATGACGGAACGGAATTCAGGTTTCAGCCGGTGCAGCGCCTGTTGAATCTGTTCCGCCGTGTCGTCGTATTCGGCACTGGCCCCCGGATCGGCATAATCCATCTCCGGCGCATCGTGTTCCCGGCCCGGCGGAGTGAAGGGAACGAAGATCGAACGCCGCCGGCGTTTTTTCAGTTCGGTAAGCGACAGGTTGATGGCGATCCGGGTCAGGTAAGTGCCGACCGACGCCTGACCGCGGAACCGCCGGAGGCCGTGATAGAAACGGATGAAGGTCTCCTGCCCCACGTCCTCCGCTTCGGGGGTGTCCCCGAGCATGCGGATGACGACCGACGCCACGCGGTTCTCGTACCGCGCAACCAGTTCCCGGAAGGCCTCCTCGCTGCCATCGCGGGCGGCTTCGACCAGCGCAACATCGTTCAAGGCGTCTTCCCTCATCCCGAATCCCTCGATGGACCGGACCGGTAAGATCAGCGTCGAACGGACTGCCGACCGGCGCGGCCATTTCCCGATTCCCGAAACAGCCGAAGATCGATCCACACGAATTCCTCTGCCTGAATATTAGACTCCGCCGCAGCCGTTTTTATTCCCATAAAATCAAAACCTATGTTACTTCTTTCACATAGAACCGGAAATATCCGGCCGTTCTGGACGGCGTGTTCGTAGTTGCGGTATGAAAGGAGGATGCCGGTGCGTGGTGCGTGTTTAGCGATCGCGTTGCCCTTCTTGCCGTTGTTGGCCGAAGGTCAGGCGAATGTCAGGATCGGCGGTGGACCGGGCTTGCCGCTCGGTGCCCTGTCTGACGATACGAAAGCTGTCGGCCCTTCGTTTCTGGCCGGTGTGGCAATTCCCGTCGACATTGGATACTTCCTGTTGATCGAGGGCCATCACAGCCGTTTCGGTATCGGCGAGGAAGCGTTACCGAGGCCGAATGACGGGGTGGTATCGGATGCCGAAAAAAGGCTGACGGGCGGCAATGTGGGACTGTTGATCGAGGGGGTCGCGGATCCGGTGGGATTCTATGGCCACGGGGGCGTGGGATGGGCCAGAGGTACCAGGGGTACCGGAGGCACGGGCAAGACCGGACGTTCTATCGAAGGTGAAGGCGCGCGGACCGGTAAGGACGACCATTCGTTCCTGTTCGTGATCGGTCTGGGGGTCAACGTATTCATCAATGACAACCTGGGTTTGACGCTGAATGTACGATATAACCATGTGCGCGACATGTTCGACGGACGCGCACAGTGGGTACCCGTTACCGTCTCCGCGGTGATTCGCCTGTAACCCCGGGGCGCCCATTGAAATGAAACTTGAAAACGATCTCTAAATACATTGACATTGGCGGGACGATGCATCACAGTTGGAGACAGTTGCCTGTTCGCGGAATACACCCAGACAAGCGTGGAATAATGGCTTTCGATCAAATGGAACAGCGGCGGATCATGGGGCATTTCGCGACCGGCGTGACCGTCGTAACAACCTGGCACGAGAATCAACCGCAGGGCATGACCGCCAACGCGGTGGCATCCCTCTCCCTGGAACCCCCGCTCATCCTCGTATCGGTGGACGTCAAGGCCCAGATGAACGCCTGCCTCAAGG carries:
- a CDS encoding Spy/CpxP family protein refolding chaperone, producing MKKVISGVIAGTLSIVLLTWAFDALGRTGHEDGGHQEPAAADADHGQPDAVNETAEDSDADFAEGRFARTRLSRSAMARLEVTDDQQEKIKALRSAYTREMIQLRADSRLARVELRELMDEASPDVDRVKELAAAVSAARGSVFERSAIFRAEFRNVLTPEQQETLRESFRDRRDGRRDSGMRWRRGGRESRNRR
- a CDS encoding sigma-70 family RNA polymerase sigma factor yields the protein MNDVALVEAARDGSEEAFRELVARYENRVASVVIRMLGDTPEAEDVGQETFIRFYHGLRRFRGQASVGTYLTRIAINLSLTELKKRRRRSIFVPFTPPGREHDAPEMDYADPGASAEYDDTAEQIQQALHRLKPEFRSVIVLRLMEGYSTKETAGLLGLPIGTVLSRLRRSQEKLKRMLISTNRELVHETV
- a CDS encoding outer membrane beta-barrel protein; protein product: MPVRGACLAIALPFLPLLAEGQANVRIGGGPGLPLGALSDDTKAVGPSFLAGVAIPVDIGYFLLIEGHHSRFGIGEEALPRPNDGVVSDAEKRLTGGNVGLLIEGVADPVGFYGHGGVGWARGTRGTGGTGKTGRSIEGEGARTGKDDHSFLFVIGLGVNVFINDNLGLTLNVRYNHVRDMFDGRAQWVPVTVSAVIRL